A window of Candidatus Polarisedimenticolaceae bacterium genomic DNA:
GGCGCTCGTCCCCCGCGCGGCGTGGACCTGCACCGAATGCGGCGCCGGCCTCTCCCGCGTGCGCGCTCCGGGCCTGAGCCGGGTGATCTCGAACCTGATCCCGGGGGCGACGGCGGCGACGGGAGCGATCCTGCTCGTCAACGGACTGATGTTCCTCGTGATGCTCGTCGCGCCCCCCGCGGTGGCCGGAATCGAGTTCCAGACCGGTTTCGGCCGCCTGATGGGGTTCGACGGCGCGACGCTCCTGCGGTACGGATCGGGTGTGCCCGTGCTGACCTTCGAGGCGGGGGAATGGTGGCGCCTGATCACGCCCCTGTTCCTCCATGCCGGGATCCTCCACTTCGCGTTGAACTCGATGGCGCTGGCGTCGCTGGGCCCGCTCGCGGAGGAGGAGTACGGCACCGAGCGGTTCGGCGTCATGTACCTCCTGAGCGGGCTCGGCGGGACGCTCGTCGCGCAATACCTCGGCGGGGTGCGCACCGTCGGGGCGTCCGGCGCGATCTGCGGCCTGCTCGGACTCCT
This region includes:
- a CDS encoding rhomboid family intramembrane serine protease; protein product: ALVPRAAWTCTECGAGLSRVRAPGLSRVISNLIPGATAATGAILLVNGLMFLVMLVAPPAVAGIEFQTGFGRLMGFDGATLLRYGSGVPVLTFEAGEWWRLITPLFLHAGILHFALNSMALASLGPLAEEEYGTERFGVMYLLSGLGGTLVAQYLGGVRTVGASGAICGLLGLLLVHGWRRGGAYGSAMQSVMARNAMLMVVMSLLPGIDWRSHLGGFLAGGLLGLVVPWGPYRTRAAATLWSMAALALLAISVFAFYSMAIHGTATLQQLLDLRGR